A single window of Solea solea chromosome 9, fSolSol10.1, whole genome shotgun sequence DNA harbors:
- the lpxn gene encoding leupaxin isoform X1, protein MCHLVLNFLLFTSVNLKEKPLCYSGCLYTVQHMPACLCKSVNVVLVLMCCLYPVTDLLLQELALEAAASKSVKENSTDDAVKREVPAADYSVLDKKEKGSADSNVYSDLPSSVAAFSNPDSPTKELDTVLQDLMGLVEREDPAASATPPPLTQKQSIKRKINEGQQENNKSSSKAGSDAETSTRTTKTDTIDDLLGGLSSDLEKIGVRTTAKGHCASCNKCIVGKMITALGEVWHPEHFVCVVCKTELITTGFLERDGQPYCDKDYHHLFSPRCSYCKGPILQNILTALDQTWHPEHFFCTYCGGLFGPEGFLEKDGKPYCHKDFYYLFAPKCSGCGESVKENYLTAANGTWHPECFVCADCRQPFTNGCFMELDGRPLCSVHFHSRQGTLCGGCGVPITGRCISALNRKFHPEHFVCAFCLRQLSQGIFKEQKGKPYCATCFNKLFV, encoded by the exons ATGTGTCACTTAGTGCTGAACTTCCTCTTGTTTACATCAGTAAACCTGAAAGAAAAACCACTGTGTTATAGTGGTTGTCTGTATACTGTACAACATATGCCTGCATGCCTTTGTAAGAGTGTTAATGTAGTGCTAGTGTTAATGTGTTGCCTGTATCCTGTCACAGATCTGCTGTTGCAGGAGCTTGCACTGGAGGCAGCTGCTTCAAAGAGTGTCAAGGAAAACAGCACGGATGATGCAGTCAAAAGAGAG GTGCCAGCTGCAGACTATTCTGTACttgacaagaaagaaaaaggctcAGCTGACTCAAATGTCTACAG TGATCTTCCATCTTCCGTGGCAGCTTTCTCGAACCCAGACTCTCCCACTAAGGAGTTGGACACTGTTTTGCAAGATCTGATGGGTCTGGTGGAAAGAGAG GATCCAGCCGCTTCAGCAACCCCTCCACCACTTACACAAAAGCAGTCCATAAAAAGGAAGATAAATGAGGGACAACAAGAGAACAACAAGAGCAGCAGCAAAGCAGGTTCTGATGCAGAGACTTCGACCAGAACCACAAAAACCGATACTATAGATGACCTGCTGGGAGGACTGAGTTCTGACCTGGAGAAGATTGGAGTACGCACCACAGCCAAGGGCCACTGTGCCTCCTGCAACAAATGCATTGTGGGAAAG ATGATCACTGCACTGGGTGAAGTGTGGCACCCGgagcactttgtgtgtgtggtttgtaaAACAGAGCTGATCACCACAGGCTTCTTGGAGCGAGACGGACAACCGTACTGTGACAAAGACTATCACCACCTCTTCTCACCTCGCTGTTCGTATTGCAAAGGACCCATTTTACAG AACATCTTGACAGCGCTCGACCAGACTTGGCATCCCGAGCACTTCTTCTGCACATACTGTGGAGGCCTATTTGGACCTGAAG GTTTCCTAGAGAAAGATGGGAAGCCATATTGTCACAAGGACTTCTACTACCTCTTTGCTCCCAAGTGCTCTGGCTGTGGTGAGTCAGTGAAGGAGAACTACCTGACTGCAGCCAATGGCACCTGGCATCCAGAGTGCTTCGTCTGTGCA GACTGCCGGCAGCCTTTCACCAATGGCTGCTTTATGGAGTTGGACGGTCGACCTCTCTGCTCGGTGCACTTCCATTCCAGGCAAGGCACTCTGTGCGGCGGCTGTGGTGTGCCCATCACAGGCCGCTGCATCTCCGCTCTCAATCGCAAGTTTCACCCTGAGCACTTTGTGTGCGCCTTCTGTCTGCGGCAGCTCAGCCAAGGCATCTTCAAGGAGCAGAAGGGGAAACCTTACTGCGCCACTTGCTTTAACAAACTCTTCGTGTAG
- the lpxn gene encoding leupaxin isoform X2, producing the protein MDELDLLLQELALEAAASKSVKENSTDDAVKREVPAADYSVLDKKEKGSADSNVYSDLPSSVAAFSNPDSPTKELDTVLQDLMGLVEREDPAASATPPPLTQKQSIKRKINEGQQENNKSSSKAGSDAETSTRTTKTDTIDDLLGGLSSDLEKIGVRTTAKGHCASCNKCIVGKMITALGEVWHPEHFVCVVCKTELITTGFLERDGQPYCDKDYHHLFSPRCSYCKGPILQNILTALDQTWHPEHFFCTYCGGLFGPEGFLEKDGKPYCHKDFYYLFAPKCSGCGESVKENYLTAANGTWHPECFVCADCRQPFTNGCFMELDGRPLCSVHFHSRQGTLCGGCGVPITGRCISALNRKFHPEHFVCAFCLRQLSQGIFKEQKGKPYCATCFNKLFV; encoded by the exons ATGGATGAGCTTG ATCTGCTGTTGCAGGAGCTTGCACTGGAGGCAGCTGCTTCAAAGAGTGTCAAGGAAAACAGCACGGATGATGCAGTCAAAAGAGAG GTGCCAGCTGCAGACTATTCTGTACttgacaagaaagaaaaaggctcAGCTGACTCAAATGTCTACAG TGATCTTCCATCTTCCGTGGCAGCTTTCTCGAACCCAGACTCTCCCACTAAGGAGTTGGACACTGTTTTGCAAGATCTGATGGGTCTGGTGGAAAGAGAG GATCCAGCCGCTTCAGCAACCCCTCCACCACTTACACAAAAGCAGTCCATAAAAAGGAAGATAAATGAGGGACAACAAGAGAACAACAAGAGCAGCAGCAAAGCAGGTTCTGATGCAGAGACTTCGACCAGAACCACAAAAACCGATACTATAGATGACCTGCTGGGAGGACTGAGTTCTGACCTGGAGAAGATTGGAGTACGCACCACAGCCAAGGGCCACTGTGCCTCCTGCAACAAATGCATTGTGGGAAAG ATGATCACTGCACTGGGTGAAGTGTGGCACCCGgagcactttgtgtgtgtggtttgtaaAACAGAGCTGATCACCACAGGCTTCTTGGAGCGAGACGGACAACCGTACTGTGACAAAGACTATCACCACCTCTTCTCACCTCGCTGTTCGTATTGCAAAGGACCCATTTTACAG AACATCTTGACAGCGCTCGACCAGACTTGGCATCCCGAGCACTTCTTCTGCACATACTGTGGAGGCCTATTTGGACCTGAAG GTTTCCTAGAGAAAGATGGGAAGCCATATTGTCACAAGGACTTCTACTACCTCTTTGCTCCCAAGTGCTCTGGCTGTGGTGAGTCAGTGAAGGAGAACTACCTGACTGCAGCCAATGGCACCTGGCATCCAGAGTGCTTCGTCTGTGCA GACTGCCGGCAGCCTTTCACCAATGGCTGCTTTATGGAGTTGGACGGTCGACCTCTCTGCTCGGTGCACTTCCATTCCAGGCAAGGCACTCTGTGCGGCGGCTGTGGTGTGCCCATCACAGGCCGCTGCATCTCCGCTCTCAATCGCAAGTTTCACCCTGAGCACTTTGTGTGCGCCTTCTGTCTGCGGCAGCTCAGCCAAGGCATCTTCAAGGAGCAGAAGGGGAAACCTTACTGCGCCACTTGCTTTAACAAACTCTTCGTGTAG
- the lpxn gene encoding paxillin isoform X3 — MCHLVLNFLLFTSVNLKEKPLCYSGCLYTVQHMPACLCKSVNVVLVLMCCLYPVTDLLLQELALEAAASKSVKENSTDDAVKREVPAADYSVLDKKEKGSADSNVYSDLPSSVAAFSNPDSPTKELDTVLQDLMGLVEREDPAASATPPPLTQKQSIKRKINEGQQENNKSSSKAGSDAETSTRTTKTDTIDDLLGGLSSDLEKIGVRTTAKGHCASCNKCIVGKMITALGEVWHPEHFVCVVCKTELITTGFLERDGQPYCDKDYHHLFSPRCSYCKGPILQNILTALDQTWHPEHFFCTYCGGLFGPEGFLEKDGKPYCHKDFYYLFAPKCSGCGLPAAFHQWLLYGVGRSTSLLGALPFQARHSVRRLWCAHHRPLHLRSQSQVSP; from the exons ATGTGTCACTTAGTGCTGAACTTCCTCTTGTTTACATCAGTAAACCTGAAAGAAAAACCACTGTGTTATAGTGGTTGTCTGTATACTGTACAACATATGCCTGCATGCCTTTGTAAGAGTGTTAATGTAGTGCTAGTGTTAATGTGTTGCCTGTATCCTGTCACAGATCTGCTGTTGCAGGAGCTTGCACTGGAGGCAGCTGCTTCAAAGAGTGTCAAGGAAAACAGCACGGATGATGCAGTCAAAAGAGAG GTGCCAGCTGCAGACTATTCTGTACttgacaagaaagaaaaaggctcAGCTGACTCAAATGTCTACAG TGATCTTCCATCTTCCGTGGCAGCTTTCTCGAACCCAGACTCTCCCACTAAGGAGTTGGACACTGTTTTGCAAGATCTGATGGGTCTGGTGGAAAGAGAG GATCCAGCCGCTTCAGCAACCCCTCCACCACTTACACAAAAGCAGTCCATAAAAAGGAAGATAAATGAGGGACAACAAGAGAACAACAAGAGCAGCAGCAAAGCAGGTTCTGATGCAGAGACTTCGACCAGAACCACAAAAACCGATACTATAGATGACCTGCTGGGAGGACTGAGTTCTGACCTGGAGAAGATTGGAGTACGCACCACAGCCAAGGGCCACTGTGCCTCCTGCAACAAATGCATTGTGGGAAAG ATGATCACTGCACTGGGTGAAGTGTGGCACCCGgagcactttgtgtgtgtggtttgtaaAACAGAGCTGATCACCACAGGCTTCTTGGAGCGAGACGGACAACCGTACTGTGACAAAGACTATCACCACCTCTTCTCACCTCGCTGTTCGTATTGCAAAGGACCCATTTTACAG AACATCTTGACAGCGCTCGACCAGACTTGGCATCCCGAGCACTTCTTCTGCACATACTGTGGAGGCCTATTTGGACCTGAAG GTTTCCTAGAGAAAGATGGGAAGCCATATTGTCACAAGGACTTCTACTACCTCTTTGCTCCCAAGTGCTCTGGCTGTG GACTGCCGGCAGCCTTTCACCAATGGCTGCTTTATGGAGTTGGACGGTCGACCTCTCTGCTCGGTGCACTTCCATTCCAGGCAAGGCACTCTGTGCGGCGGCTGTGGTGTGCCCATCACAGGCCGCTGCATCTCCGCTCTCAATCGCAAGTTTCACCCTGA